A stretch of DNA from Limnohabitans sp. MORI2:
GGGGAACAAGCCTTCCACCTTGGCTGTAAAGACTTCGCGGTCCTCTTCGGGTTGCGACAAGTTCGAAATGATCTCGCCGTAACCGAACACACCCATCGCCACCACCACGAAGCCCACACCGTCGGTGAGTTCGGGGATGTCAAAACTGAAACGTGCGACACCAGAGTTCACGTCGGTACCGATCAAGCCCATCAAGAGGCCCAACACGATCATGGCAATCGCTTTGAGCAAGGAGCCCGAAGCCAACACCACCGCGCCAACCAAGCCCAAAATCATGAGTGAGAAATATTCGGCAGGGCCAAACTTGAATGCGAGTTCAGTCAAAGGAGGCGCGAAGGCCGCCAAGATCAAGGTACCCACAGAACCGGCGAAGAACGAACCCAAACCAGCAGCCGCCAAAGCGGGGCCTGCACGGCCTTTGCGAGCCATTTGGTAGCCGTCGATGGTGGTCACCACCGAAGACGATTCACCAGGCAAGTTCACCAAAATCGCAGTGGTTGAACCACCGTATTGAGCGCCGTAGTAAATACCGGCCAACATGATCAGCGCCGACACAGGTGGCAGCGCATAGGTGGCGGGCAACAACATGGCGATGGTCGCCACAGGGCCAATGCCTGGCAACACGCCAATGAGCGTGCCCAAGATACAACCGACCAAGGCGTACATGAGGTTGATGGGCGTGAACGCCACACCAAAACCCAGAGAGAGGTTTGCAATCAAATCCATTTTTTAGTTCTCCCGGCTTAGCCAGCAATAAAGGTGGGCCACACAGGCATTTGCAACTTCAGCAGCAAGATGAACGCCACATAGCTACCCACCGACAAGATCGTGGCCAAGATGAGCACGTCTTTGAGGACAAAGGTTTCACCGGCTTTGCTGGCAATCAGCACCAAGGCGTAAATCGCAGCAATCAAGCCCATGGGTGGAATGCCAAAGCTGGGCAAACCCGCCAACAAAATGCCAAACACCACGTTGGCACCCAAGATGAAGATGATGGGCTTCCAGGCAAACTTGCCGATGGGTTCGCCATCTTCGGTGTGCTCGACCAAAGAATAGAACGTGATGAACGCGCCCAACACGGCCAAGAAAATACCGAGCAACATGGGGAAGTAACCAGGGCCCATGCGAGCACCGGTCCCGATGGTGTAGTTGGTTGCACCCCATGCGAAACCACCGCCGACCAATGTGAACATCAGGCCGGAGAAAAAGTCTTTTTGACTTTTGATCATTTGATCTCCTCTATCCAATAGCAAATATGCGCTGAATTATGGAGGTCTGCCTTGGTGCGGTTCGATGTGGGTTACACCTATTTTGAGTAATGCAGATATCAGGGGTAAACCCTAAATCACACCTCTTTCAAAGGCTTGAACACGCGCAACCACTTGGTCGCCGGCAAGGGCCAGCGCGCTTGAATCGCTTCAGCACGCGCCATGAGCTCGGCACGCTTGGGGTGCGTCGGCGTGCGCTGCGCCAGCACCACGGTATTGCCCTCACGTGTGGGCTTGAAGGCCCACAAGGCATCGGCCCCAAACGCGGCCGCCATCTTCTCCACGCTTTGCGCAAAGCTAGAGCTGCGGCCAAACAGGTTGACTGTCATGAAGCCATCGTCGGTCAACAGTTGTCGGCAATGACCATAAAACTCAGCGCTGTCGAGCACGGGGGATGCAGCTTCGTGGTCATACAAGTCGACTTGTAACGCGTCAATCTGGCCGCGCCAATGGTCATGCTTGGCCACCTCGGCCGCGTC
This window harbors:
- a CDS encoding spermidine synthase; translation: MATKKKIQLPEVNFSDYGDTRYLHLGTPWVQGSMNIEKPFDIDLEYVQRMMAWLLFVDPDKVGKLHAMQLGLGAAALTKFCFKHLRMKTTAIELNPQVVAACRLWFKLPADSAKLQVVLGDAAEVAKHDHWRGQIDALQVDLYDHEAASPVLDSAEFYGHCRQLLTDDGFMTVNLFGRSSSFAQSVEKMAAAFGADALWAFKPTREGNTVVLAQRTPTHPKRAELMARAEAIQARWPLPATKWLRVFKPLKEV
- a CDS encoding tripartite tricarboxylate transporter TctB family protein; the encoded protein is MIKSQKDFFSGLMFTLVGGGFAWGATNYTIGTGARMGPGYFPMLLGIFLAVLGAFITFYSLVEHTEDGEPIGKFAWKPIIFILGANVVFGILLAGLPSFGIPPMGLIAAIYALVLIASKAGETFVLKDVLILATILSVGSYVAFILLLKLQMPVWPTFIAG